One part of the Acidobacteriota bacterium genome encodes these proteins:
- a CDS encoding aldo/keto reductase → MNRRRFLLGSAGAAAGAWVGVEALGSRVFSRTFASPAPLATKVSASDVVVLGKTGIRTSRLAMGTGTIGTGHHSNQTALGMKGLSDLLLNGYDHGLRFFDSADAYGSHPHVAEALKHVPRDKVTVLTKTFARDPKTAREDLDRFRRELGTEMIDVCLMHCLTEGDWTERYRGVMDVLSEAKERGIIRAHGCSCHSIEALRAAAKSPWVEVDLARINPIGSHMDASPAEVVSVLKEMKAAGKGVIGMKILGQGDLRGRVDDALRYALSLGVLDAITIGAESQKEQEDLMRRIAAA, encoded by the coding sequence ATGAATCGGAGACGTTTTCTTCTCGGCAGCGCCGGGGCAGCAGCGGGCGCATGGGTCGGAGTGGAAGCACTGGGTTCGCGCGTCTTCTCGCGCACCTTCGCCTCTCCCGCGCCGCTTGCGACCAAAGTCTCCGCTTCGGATGTCGTCGTCCTCGGCAAGACTGGCATTCGCACCAGTCGTCTCGCGATGGGGACCGGCACCATCGGGACCGGTCATCACTCCAATCAAACAGCGCTCGGAATGAAAGGCTTGTCGGATCTTCTACTCAATGGCTACGACCATGGTCTGCGCTTTTTCGATTCCGCCGATGCTTATGGAAGTCATCCCCACGTCGCCGAGGCGCTGAAACATGTGCCTCGCGACAAAGTCACCGTCCTAACCAAGACTTTTGCACGCGATCCGAAGACCGCGCGTGAAGATCTCGACCGCTTTCGTCGGGAGCTTGGCACGGAGATGATTGACGTCTGTCTCATGCATTGTTTAACCGAAGGGGACTGGACCGAACGCTACCGAGGCGTGATGGATGTGCTTTCCGAAGCCAAGGAGAGAGGAATCATTCGTGCGCATGGATGCTCCTGTCACTCAATCGAAGCACTCCGCGCTGCTGCGAAATCTCCATGGGTGGAAGTGGACCTCGCACGCATCAACCCGATTGGCTCCCACATGGATGCGTCGCCCGCGGAAGTGGTCAGCGTGCTGAAGGAAATGAAGGCTGCGGGGAAGGGCGTAATCGGCATGAAGATACTTGGGCAGGGCGATCTTCGCGGCAGAGTCGATGATGCGCTTCGTTACGCGCTGTCCTTGGGCGTGCTGGACGCTATTACGATCGGCGCGGAGAGCCAAAAGGAACAGGAAGACTTGATGCGGCGCATCGCGGCCGCATAA
- a CDS encoding DUF1624 domain-containing protein, translating to MTAAVTIPTESARPTSTRLLSVDIFRGIAVAGMLLVDYPGDETAGYRLIRHAPWNGLTLADLVFPSFVFLMGISIVLSFSARLERGEKRQDIAWHAAKRCLILFALGVFLNGVPQFHLATWRIEGVVQRIAICYLAAGLLFLWSDLRGLVVAALICLLGYWALMRLVPVPGFGLPGRDIPVLAPDQNLVDWIDRALFPGRLYNGTRDPEGVLSTIPAIATALIGVLTGLWLRGARSARSKVLGMLATGVVGLVVGVVWNQWFPINKNVWTSSFVVITAGFALIFLSLLYWIVEIRSSRGRWTMPFLVFGMNAIVGFCLDELLWVPLSYGHAIARDGSAVTWQQYLNGLLKVASPTVASLLFAIGTVLFCWLLMGLLYRRRIFIKI from the coding sequence ATGACAGCAGCAGTAACGATACCTACGGAGTCCGCACGCCCGACTTCCACGCGACTGCTGTCCGTGGACATCTTTCGCGGCATCGCAGTGGCAGGCATGCTGCTGGTGGACTATCCCGGCGACGAAACTGCCGGCTACCGCCTCATTCGCCATGCTCCATGGAACGGATTAACGCTCGCTGACTTGGTCTTTCCGTCGTTCGTGTTTTTGATGGGAATTTCGATCGTGTTGTCGTTCTCGGCTCGACTGGAGCGGGGTGAGAAACGCCAGGATATCGCCTGGCATGCCGCCAAGAGGTGTCTGATCCTCTTTGCGCTGGGCGTATTTCTGAACGGGGTCCCGCAGTTTCACTTGGCCACCTGGCGCATCGAAGGAGTGGTGCAGAGAATCGCGATCTGTTACCTGGCGGCGGGACTCTTGTTTCTCTGGTCGGACCTGCGTGGATTAGTTGTCGCGGCGCTAATTTGTCTGCTGGGATATTGGGCGTTGATGCGACTGGTTCCGGTTCCAGGATTCGGGTTGCCCGGTCGTGATATTCCCGTGCTCGCACCCGATCAGAATCTCGTCGACTGGATTGATCGCGCGCTTTTCCCCGGCCGCCTCTACAACGGCACGCGCGATCCGGAGGGCGTGCTCAGCACCATCCCTGCCATCGCCACCGCGTTGATTGGCGTTCTGACTGGGCTGTGGCTGCGTGGTGCGCGAAGCGCACGCTCGAAAGTTCTGGGAATGCTCGCCACCGGCGTAGTCGGATTGGTCGTCGGCGTAGTTTGGAATCAGTGGTTCCCAATCAACAAAAACGTCTGGACGAGTTCATTCGTGGTCATCACGGCAGGGTTTGCGCTCATCTTTCTATCGCTGCTTTACTGGATCGTCGAAATTCGCTCGTCGCGTGGCCGCTGGACCATGCCATTTCTCGTATTCGGGATGAACGCCATCGTCGGGTTTTGTTTGGATGAACTCCTATGGGTGCCATTGTCCTACGGTCACGCAATCGCACGGGATGGAAGCGCAGTCACCTGGCAACAATACCTGAACGGACTTCTGAAGGTCGCCAGCCCGACTGTCGCTTCGCTTCTGTTTGCGATTGGGACTGTTTTGTTTTGTTGGCTGTTGATGGGGCTGCTCTATCGGCGCCGGATTTTTATCAAAATATGA
- a CDS encoding M13 family metallopeptidase: MRLPKTLIVVLTLCCGLLTQTRSLAEPMPTLEHFSPAMADKDLDPCADFFQYSCGKWLKANPIPSDQPSWGTFNSLALWNIAAVRETLEQAATSTGNRTTVQQQVGDYYASCVDEAGINRAGLAPLQPMLERIAKFNDKAALPELIAYIQQRIRPANLNFIEAQYQGVLFGIYSQPGFDDASVTLPALDQAGMNLPAREFYLKDDAKSTEIRGQYVQHVTRMLELSGESHAKAAADAQSVLAIETALANAAMDIVLRRDPKNQNNKMTPEQVQALTPAFNWKRYFAAMRAPSSSQYLVIAPDFFRGLDKLIASESLDHWRAYLRYSALHDAAPFLSRAFVEENFAFYGRTLNGAQTMQPRARRCSFSADIDLGDAVGQAYVARYFPPENKARMLEMVKAIKSALQADIESSNWMSPKTKKLALEKLAAQVDKIGYPNRWLDYSSVAIKRDDYLGNVQHASAFEINRRLSKFGRPSDRQEWNMTPPTVNAYEDPTSNTINFPAGILQPPFFEVAQIDAVNFGAIGAVIGHEIIHGYDDQGRKFDAQGNLRDWWTPEDGANYDKRDECITDEYTQDVPEAGVKQNGKLSAGEDTADNGGVHIALNGLEGRLKAEGRDLDSMTKDGLTELQTFFLSYAHVWCGQLRPEAARTAVLSQGHSLGRYRVNNVLENMPEFAHAFGCKAGQSMVHANACRVW; this comes from the coding sequence GTGCGCCTGCCCAAGACCCTGATTGTGGTGTTGACCCTTTGCTGCGGACTACTTACTCAGACGCGTTCGTTAGCTGAACCGATGCCCACGCTGGAACACTTCTCGCCGGCGATGGCGGATAAAGATCTCGATCCCTGCGCGGACTTCTTCCAGTACTCGTGCGGCAAGTGGTTGAAGGCGAATCCAATTCCATCCGACCAGCCCAGTTGGGGTACTTTCAATTCGCTGGCCTTATGGAACATCGCGGCCGTGCGAGAGACGCTTGAGCAAGCGGCCACGTCTACTGGAAATCGCACAACCGTGCAGCAGCAAGTAGGCGACTACTATGCGTCCTGCGTGGACGAAGCCGGCATCAACCGGGCCGGGTTGGCACCATTGCAGCCCATGCTGGAGCGTATTGCCAAGTTCAACGATAAAGCGGCGCTCCCGGAACTGATTGCGTATATTCAGCAACGCATTCGTCCGGCCAATTTGAATTTCATCGAAGCGCAATATCAGGGAGTACTGTTTGGAATCTACTCGCAGCCGGGCTTTGACGATGCGAGCGTGACACTGCCGGCGCTCGATCAGGCGGGCATGAATCTCCCGGCGCGGGAGTTTTACCTCAAGGACGACGCGAAATCGACGGAGATCCGCGGCCAATACGTCCAGCACGTGACGCGCATGCTCGAGTTGAGCGGTGAGTCCCACGCGAAAGCCGCGGCGGATGCGCAATCTGTTCTGGCGATTGAAACTGCGCTCGCGAATGCGGCCATGGATATCGTCCTGCGACGCGATCCCAAGAATCAGAACAACAAGATGACGCCTGAACAAGTACAGGCGTTGACACCGGCGTTCAACTGGAAGCGTTACTTTGCCGCCATGCGGGCCCCGTCTTCTTCTCAGTATCTGGTCATCGCTCCGGACTTCTTCCGCGGCCTGGACAAACTGATCGCCTCGGAATCACTGGATCACTGGCGCGCCTATTTACGTTATTCGGCACTGCATGACGCCGCGCCTTTTCTCAGCCGGGCGTTTGTAGAGGAAAACTTTGCCTTTTACGGGCGCACGCTGAACGGGGCGCAAACCATGCAGCCTCGGGCGCGGCGATGTTCATTCAGTGCCGACATCGATCTGGGCGACGCGGTTGGACAAGCGTACGTCGCGCGCTATTTTCCGCCGGAAAACAAAGCGCGAATGTTAGAGATGGTGAAAGCCATCAAGTCAGCTCTGCAAGCGGATATCGAAAGCTCCAACTGGATGTCGCCGAAAACCAAGAAGCTGGCGCTCGAAAAACTCGCGGCACAGGTAGACAAGATCGGATATCCCAACCGGTGGCTCGATTATTCATCGGTTGCTATCAAGCGCGACGATTATCTCGGCAACGTCCAACACGCTTCCGCTTTCGAGATCAATCGCCGCCTGTCGAAGTTCGGGCGTCCCTCGGACCGGCAGGAGTGGAATATGACTCCGCCGACGGTGAATGCGTACGAGGATCCGACGTCGAACACGATCAACTTCCCTGCCGGAATTTTGCAGCCGCCTTTCTTCGAGGTCGCGCAAATTGACGCTGTGAATTTCGGCGCGATTGGCGCGGTGATTGGTCACGAGATCATCCACGGATATGACGATCAGGGCCGAAAGTTCGATGCGCAGGGAAACCTGCGCGACTGGTGGACGCCGGAAGATGGAGCGAACTACGACAAACGCGACGAATGCATCACCGACGAATACACGCAAGACGTACCCGAGGCGGGAGTCAAGCAGAACGGCAAACTCTCCGCCGGGGAAGACACAGCCGACAATGGCGGTGTTCACATCGCGTTGAACGGACTGGAAGGAAGACTCAAAGCCGAAGGCAGGGACCTCGACAGCATGACCAAAGACGGTCTCACCGAACTGCAGACGTTCTTCTTGTCCTACGCCCACGTGTGGTGCGGACAATTACGTCCGGAGGCAGCGCGCACCGCCGTGTTGTCGCAGGGGCATTCGCTCGGGCGATACCGTGTGAACAACGTACTCGAAAACATGCCCGAGTTTGCCCACGCATTCGGCTGCAAAGCAGGGCAGTCGATGGTCCACGCGAATGCGTGCCGCGTCTGGTAA
- a CDS encoding amidohydrolase family protein, which translates to MKLRRLVTVLTLCWIGTLSSAQAPELSKTVTEFVRVQSSKVVLTHVRVIDGTGAAAVEDQNVVIEAGRITAIERGADVSATQGTTALDLRGYTVMPGIVGMHNHLFYIARPNLNSQWKYAAPVVVPQMTFSAPRMYLAAGVTTMRTTGSVETYADLNLKHDIDTGRLPGPRIDVTGPYLEGAQSYFVQMPHLNNPDEARQLVDYWADRGVTSFKAYMNITRAELKAAIDAAHKRGIKVTGHLCSVTYKEAAELGIDDLEHGFFVNTQLDPGKKPDECSQSAGEYTLAHMEPGGADARDLIDTLVKHHVAITSTLPVFEGGGKFGRPPVRQQALDAMTPEARQDFFYLRQRPASRPAPAIDSDMLFKRDMDLERAFVAAGGLLIAGPDPTGAGDVLPGFGDQREIELLVEAGFSPVDAIKIATLNGATYLGRQDQIGSIAAGKHADLVVIKGDPSKQISDVENVEIVFKDGVGYDSQKLLDSVKGRYGQY; encoded by the coding sequence ATGAAGCTTCGCAGACTAGTGACTGTGCTGACGTTGTGTTGGATCGGAACTCTTTCTTCGGCGCAGGCGCCGGAGCTTTCCAAGACGGTAACGGAATTTGTTCGGGTACAGTCGTCGAAAGTTGTCCTGACGCACGTGCGCGTGATCGACGGCACAGGCGCCGCCGCGGTGGAAGATCAAAACGTCGTGATTGAAGCGGGTAGGATCACGGCGATTGAGAGGGGAGCAGACGTCTCGGCCACGCAGGGTACAACGGCTCTCGATCTGCGCGGATACACGGTGATGCCGGGTATTGTTGGCATGCACAATCATCTTTTCTATATTGCCCGCCCGAATCTGAACAGCCAGTGGAAATACGCGGCACCCGTGGTGGTCCCGCAGATGACGTTCTCGGCTCCGCGAATGTATCTTGCGGCTGGCGTCACGACCATGCGCACAACCGGCAGCGTGGAAACGTACGCAGACTTGAATTTGAAACACGACATCGACACTGGAAGACTTCCCGGCCCACGCATCGACGTGACGGGCCCATATCTCGAAGGAGCCCAGAGTTATTTCGTCCAGATGCCTCACTTGAACAATCCGGACGAGGCTCGCCAACTCGTCGACTACTGGGCCGACCGGGGCGTGACTTCATTCAAGGCGTACATGAATATCACGCGCGCTGAACTCAAGGCTGCGATCGATGCGGCTCACAAGCGCGGCATCAAGGTCACCGGGCATCTGTGCTCGGTCACGTACAAAGAAGCTGCGGAGTTGGGCATCGACGATCTCGAGCACGGTTTCTTCGTGAACACGCAACTTGATCCGGGGAAGAAGCCCGACGAATGCAGCCAGAGTGCTGGAGAATACACGCTCGCGCATATGGAGCCCGGTGGCGCGGATGCGCGGGATCTTATCGACACTTTGGTTAAACATCACGTCGCGATCACATCGACTTTGCCGGTATTTGAGGGTGGCGGCAAATTTGGACGCCCGCCGGTGCGCCAGCAGGCACTGGATGCGATGACTCCCGAGGCGCGGCAGGACTTCTTCTATCTGCGGCAACGACCTGCGTCGCGGCCAGCGCCCGCGATCGATAGCGACATGCTTTTCAAGCGTGACATGGATCTGGAACGTGCATTCGTTGCGGCTGGCGGGTTGCTGATCGCAGGCCCCGATCCAACCGGCGCGGGCGACGTCCTGCCCGGCTTCGGAGACCAGCGCGAAATTGAATTGCTGGTTGAAGCCGGATTTTCGCCGGTCGATGCGATCAAGATCGCCACACTCAACGGAGCGACATACCTGGGACGACAAGATCAGATCGGATCCATCGCCGCGGGGAAGCACGCCGACCTGGTTGTGATCAAAGGAGATCCTTCGAAACAGATCTCGGATGTTGAGAATGTTGAGATCGTGTTTAAAGATGGCGTTGGATATGATTCGCAGAAGCTGCTGGATTCGGTGAAGGGACGATACGGACAGTACTGA
- a CDS encoding winged helix-turn-helix domain-containing protein has translation MVEPPQIYEFGDFRIDAAKRLLLRGSETVPLTPKVFETLLYLVRRPGDLVQKDDLIRSVWPDTIVEENNLNQNISTLRRVLGETRGENRYIATIPGQGYRFVANVRRHAVSGPTASVAHSATRSLAVLPFKPLTADLRDEALELGMADTLIARLSSTRSTSVRPLSSVRKYGSLEQDALAAGRELMVESVLDGSIQRDGSHIRVTARLLQVSDGTSLWTRKFDEEFTDVFTVQDTISEKVAAALALRLSQEERRKLTHRNTQNIEAYHSYLKGRYHIGKVIRPAIAKGIEFFQQAIDADPTYALAYAGIADSYRRLPITSDVAPKDAFPKAKAAAIKALEIDPNISDAHLALGFCKLWFDWDWSGAEQEFQHAIELNPNNGEAHMGYAVMLTAVGRHDEAIIEGQRAIDADPLSLIVNANQAQFLHWARRDDEAGVQAHKTLELDPNFWVANLALARVQIQRAEYENAIAVLTKARDFSGGNSETISLIGYCCARTGDQPRARAVIDDLKTRFADRYLPPQSVAVIHCGLGDADGALDWLAKAHSERDVRLTFLKVDPKWDSIRTDPRFGTLLRQMYLG, from the coding sequence ATGGTCGAACCACCGCAGATCTACGAATTTGGAGATTTCCGCATCGATGCCGCGAAGCGCCTTCTTCTGCGGGGAAGCGAGACTGTGCCTCTCACTCCCAAAGTGTTTGAGACGCTGCTCTACCTGGTAAGGCGCCCGGGGGATTTAGTCCAAAAAGATGATCTGATCCGTTCCGTGTGGCCCGACACGATCGTTGAAGAGAACAACCTCAACCAGAATATTTCTACGCTCCGCCGCGTGCTGGGAGAAACGCGCGGCGAGAACCGCTACATCGCGACCATCCCTGGACAGGGCTACCGTTTTGTTGCGAATGTGCGCAGGCATGCTGTGTCCGGACCCACTGCGTCGGTCGCGCACTCTGCCACTCGCTCGCTTGCGGTGCTGCCCTTCAAACCTCTGACGGCGGATCTGCGAGACGAAGCCCTCGAACTGGGCATGGCCGACACTCTGATCGCCCGCCTCAGCAGCACTCGAAGCACCAGCGTCCGTCCCCTTAGTTCCGTGCGCAAATATGGAAGCCTCGAGCAAGACGCACTGGCCGCCGGTCGCGAGCTGATGGTCGAGTCGGTTTTGGACGGCAGCATCCAGCGCGATGGCAGCCATATACGAGTGACGGCCCGGCTGCTTCAGGTTTCTGACGGCACATCCTTGTGGACGCGAAAGTTCGACGAAGAATTCACCGACGTCTTCACGGTCCAGGATACGATTTCCGAAAAAGTTGCGGCCGCTCTCGCTCTCCGCCTGAGCCAGGAAGAAAGAAGGAAGCTTACCCACCGGAATACCCAGAACATCGAGGCCTATCACAGCTATCTGAAGGGCCGGTACCACATCGGCAAAGTCATTCGTCCCGCGATCGCAAAGGGAATTGAATTCTTTCAGCAGGCGATCGACGCCGATCCCACCTACGCGCTCGCCTACGCCGGGATTGCCGACTCGTATCGCAGGCTCCCCATCACCAGCGACGTCGCCCCGAAAGACGCCTTCCCGAAAGCCAAAGCCGCCGCGATCAAGGCCCTGGAGATCGACCCCAACATCTCCGATGCCCACCTGGCACTTGGCTTTTGCAAGCTCTGGTTCGATTGGGATTGGTCCGGCGCCGAACAGGAATTTCAACACGCCATTGAGTTGAATCCGAACAACGGCGAAGCCCACATGGGATACGCCGTCATGCTCACCGCAGTAGGCCGCCACGACGAAGCCATCATCGAAGGCCAGCGAGCCATCGACGCCGATCCCCTCTCCCTCATCGTGAACGCCAACCAGGCGCAATTCCTGCATTGGGCAAGACGCGACGACGAAGCCGGAGTCCAAGCCCACAAGACGCTCGAACTCGATCCCAACTTCTGGGTGGCAAACCTCGCATTAGCTCGTGTGCAAATTCAGCGGGCCGAATATGAAAATGCAATCGCAGTGTTGACGAAAGCGCGAGATTTTTCGGGCGGCAACTCGGAAACAATTTCTCTGATTGGATACTGCTGCGCACGAACCGGGGATCAGCCTCGAGCGCGAGCCGTGATTGACGACCTGAAAACGCGCTTCGCGGACCGCTACTTGCCTCCGCAAAGCGTTGCGGTAATCCATTGCGGCCTCGGCGACGCGGATGGAGCATTAGATTGGCTGGCGAAGGCTCACTCCGAACGCGATGTGCGGCTGACATTTCTCAAAGTCGATCCCAAGTGGGATTCGATCCGCACCGACCCAAGATTCGGAACTCTATTGCGGCAAATGTATTTGGGATAA
- a CDS encoding DIP1984 family protein yields the protein MKIAEALALRADLQRRLEQLKQRLVKNARIQEGDKPEEDPAELQSELERLAKELTVLIQRINRTNAASRFGDGTLADALAERDVLKIRYNTYRELATAASTSQSRTTRSEVKYVSTVSVAATQRKADDLAKQYRELDTRIQEADWLTVLLD from the coding sequence ATGAAAATCGCAGAAGCGTTGGCGCTCCGCGCCGACCTCCAAAGGCGCTTGGAGCAGTTGAAGCAGCGTCTGGTCAAGAACGCGCGCATTCAGGAAGGCGACAAGCCGGAGGAAGATCCGGCGGAACTCCAGTCTGAGCTGGAAAGGTTGGCGAAAGAATTGACGGTACTGATTCAGCGCATTAACCGGACGAATGCAGCGTCGCGATTCGGGGACGGAACGCTGGCGGACGCGCTGGCGGAACGCGATGTCCTGAAGATCCGATACAACACATATCGAGAGCTTGCGACCGCGGCCTCAACCAGTCAAAGCCGTACTACACGTTCCGAAGTGAAGTACGTCAGCACGGTGAGCGTCGCGGCCACACAGCGGAAGGCAGATGATCTTGCCAAGCAGTATCGTGAACTCGACACGCGCATACAAGAAGCAGATTGGTTGACCGTTTTGTTGGACTAG